The nucleotide window ATGTTGACACCCAAATCAAGAGATCTCGAACTGGTTCCTTGATGTCGGCGGACGATGCACAAAGGAAGACAACAAACAAAGGACAAATGAAATTGACGACGAACGAAATCTCTTTGCTCAATTTTATTGTTGTTCCTCGATGATGGACGAAATCAAAGACGTTTGAAAGGAGAGGGAGAGAGTGTTGGGAGAAAGAGAGTGACAATGACGATGACGGAAAAGCTCACCAAAAAAAACTacgaaacaaataaaaaacctaggggggaaattgccacttttaaattttggatgggagaaattgtaaaattttcaaattgagggggtaaaaagtgataaaactctagtttttttaaattttttattaaatgatggttttatctCAAACTTTaactgattttttaaataaaaattaacttatggatgaaagtttaaatttttaaaaattgaaatatatgaGTTTAAGATTATGCTTAATCTTGAATAGAAACAAGTTTTTGGCCAATAAAAAATATGCAAACAATTCTTGTTATAAACCCTTTTGAACAGTcctatcaaaaaaaaaaagaaaggaaaataggTCAAAAAAGACAACTAGAATCGTATTGAGATTATTGTAAGACAAATTCTAATAATCCAGCTAGATGAATGAATATGAATATAGACGGTCTAATCTTATggcataattatataaatagctAACTGTAATCGCTGTAATGTAATTCATTCCcaacaattaaaatattcaataaacgAATATGAATATAGTCCGTCTAACCTTAaggtttatattttgatttaatttaaaaattattcaaatcataatttaaatcaaaaaaataatttaaaaatctttttacttaaattaaattattatatttaaataatttaatttaattttataatttgaatcaaattataaatgcaGTTTGCCTGCCTGATTACCTGCAATCCTGACGTTTTGAGTTATGGAGTGGCACCGGCGGTACACTGCCTCTGCCTCTGCCTCTGCCGCTGTCTCTGCCACTGCCAGGGTGTTTGTGTCTCCTATTCCttttcaatttagtttcaaattttcaacaattatatTTGCTTGAGAGGtggttgattttgttttctgtCAAATCCTCATTTTCACACATGTTAAGAATGTTGAAACTAAATACATGGCCGTAAGTGAAACAGCGGGCTTGCGACAATTTCCGCCGGCGATCATGTCAAACCAAATTACCATTACAGAAACCGTGTGCTTTTGGCGTTATTCTTTTCAAACCCTGTCTGTCcttatctttttctctcattccaTCCAATCATAAACAAAcgtaaatattaaataaataaataaatataaacgacttattatttaaaatcaaaataaataaataaataaataaaatccaaccctaatctAATATTTTACCTAAACAATACGAAGGTCCAAATTCCCAGAAAAATACTAACTCCCGTTAGAATAGACGCCATGTCCATTGACATTTCTCTCCtttgcttccttcttcttctctctctttttctctccaTGAATTCTTCGTATTTCAGTTTCTCTTCGCTTCCATTCCCTCGTTTTCTCTTTCCATTCTCCATTGCCCCCTCTAAAATTACCAAACTATCCCTCCCGCTCAAACTCCTTCCCTCCATGTCCTCCACTTGCAAACTGACTTCCCTCACGTGCACATCCCTTCCCTCTTTTCCTCCGCACGTGACCACCACCTCACATTTCACTAACTCCCTCTCTGACCCTTCATCTCCCGCCAAGATCGTTGCGAATCTCGCTTGTATATCGCCTGTCAACCAGTGCCGCTCTACTGAAGCCGCTCGCCCGCTTGATATATTCAGTGCCCGTTTCTTTACCGGGTTAATCAATATCCAACTCAACGTCAAATTCTCCTCAATGTCATTCAGCCACGTGCCACCGTGTACTTTCGGCGTCAAAACGGATTCTTTCAGGTCAAACAAATCCA belongs to Mangifera indica cultivar Alphonso chromosome 2, CATAS_Mindica_2.1, whole genome shotgun sequence and includes:
- the LOC123209505 gene encoding F-box protein At2g27310-like, which codes for MSSTTPTFHPRPAASTSTLHPDIIRTNIFTRLDGSTLAAAACASSELYLLSTEDKLWQNICNSTWASINNPRVSRVISTFPAGYRSFFSDSFPVLDHQQSLKHNLDFSSTLSTELISCVDVYYKNSLIMSKTQETEKVNGWFLCSPFRVDLFDLKESVLTPKVHGGTWLNDIEENLTLSWILINPVKKRALNISSGRAASVERHWLTGDIQARFATILAGDEGSERELVKCEVVVTCGGKEGRDVHVREVSLQVEDMEGRSLSGRDSLVILEGAMENGKRKRGNGSEEKLKYEEFMERKRERRRRKQRREMSMDMASILTGVSIFLGIWTFVLFR